Proteins encoded in a region of the Botrytis cinerea B05.10 chromosome 11, complete sequence genome:
- the Bcdap1 gene encoding Bcdap1: MDYVEKRMAAEAQRPAGAEVASLATPINLLLLSLLALLTYTTFRPKKVDPIPSAPAPIVFRTFTPPELEPFSGRNNTPVYLSVRGRVFDVSNGRNFYGPGGPYENFAGRDASRGLAKGSFDAEMLTEDLQAELDDLKDLDADELEALKGWEERFEEKYLVVGRLVSCKEKEREEKEKGKA, translated from the exons GCAGAAGT CGCCAGCCTAGCCACGCCAAtcaacctcctcctcctcagtCTCCTCGCCCTCCTCACCTACACGACCTTCCGGCCCAAGAAAGTCGACCCCATCCCCAGCGCGCCCGCCCCTATCGTCTTCCGCACCTTCACACCCCCCGAGCTCGAGCCCTTCTCCGGCCGCAACAACACACCTGTATATCTCTCTGTGCGCGGCCGCGTCTTCGATGTTAGCAATGGAAGGAATTTCTACGGACCCGGCGGACCGTATGAGAATTTTGCAGGGAGAGATGCGAGTCGTGGGTTGGCGAAGGGTAGTTTTGATGCGGAGATGTTGACGGAGGATTTGCAGGCTGAGCtggatgatttgaaggatttggatGCGGATGAGTTGGAGGCGTTGAAGGGCTGGGAGGAGAGGTTTGAGGAGAAGTATTTGGTGGTTGGGAGGTTGGTTAGTTGtaaggagaaggagagggaggagaaggagaaggggaaggcTTAG